ATGATATGATCGCTTCCTATAGTATTTGTTGCAAGTAAATTTATATAATAAAAAAGTTCTTGTATCTGATTGAAACCATGCTAATATATTTACAGATTTGAAAACCACTGAATGCGGGAAGTACACAACCACCGAGTTTGTCGATTACTTATTTTTATTTACCTCTGTCTGTGCAGTCCCCGTCAAAGACCGTGGTGCAATTATGCTGCCGCCATTTGAGAAAATCGCCTTGGCTGATTCCCGGGCGTAAAAAGTCTGTTTTTGTCACCGGCAGGAAGGCAGGATATTCTGCCTGCCGTTAGTGTGACATCCGTAACGTTGATATCCATGTAATATCTAAAATCACGTGGCTAAACCAAAAGTAAACACTCCAGGAAAACGACGGGATTGTTATACAAATAATAGCTGATAATATAAAGACATTGCTTGATATATTTGATGGCATTTATTATAATAATCACAGTAGAAACCAGGTATAAAAGCAAGAGAGGTAACTCTTATGGACGAAAGAACCAGGACCCGTGTGCCATTTCACGTCAGGGCTTCTATTCAATATAACGGCAGGAACATTGAGGGCGATGTGGAAAATCTCAGCCTTAATGGCCTTTTTATGAATACGAGGGAAGACCTGAGCTTAAATACTATTACCAAAATAATCGTGCATCTTTCAGGTTCCTCTTCAGAACTCAGTCTTAATCTCCAGGGGAAAATAATCAGGAAAGAAGAAGCCGGTATAGCCTTCAGCTTCATGGAAATGGACCTTGATTCCTACATCCACCTGCGCAATATAATGACCTTTAACAGGACAGACAGTGGGAAAATTATTCAGGAATTTGAAGAGGCGCGTGTAGATACGGAAATCAAGGATTGACGGTAAGGCTTTATGATTCGCAGTTATATCGATGATGTCTTCAATAATATACTCCGCATCAACAGGAAAGAAAACCGTGATGCTATTCCCCATTCCGATGTTTTTTTTAAGGAATATACGGCCGCTACCGGTATCGAACCGGATCTGCTGGTGCAGATTATCGCTATCTTACGGGAATCACATAAAATACTCTCCTTTGAAATACTCAAGGAGGATAAGCAGCGTAATGTAAAAAAAATTGAGGCTTATCTGGATGCGGACCTGACTACGATTCGCAGGTTGAAGCATTTTTTCCAGGATCTTCTTGTAGAATTTTATCAGGAGGAATATGGGAAGCCCCTGATGGTCCATCAGATCATACAGGAGCTCTTTCCCAAGATTCATATTATAAGCAATACACCCATGGGTTTTATAGCCAACAAGGCTATCATGCTCGATGAATACGAGAAGCTCCTGGAAAAGAATTACAATGAATACACCGAGGACTTCAAAGAAAAAAAGCTGCTCGAAATTCTCGAGGAAAAGGGCGAGTTCCTCGACGAAAGGGTAGCTGCCGGGATGGGCAAGAGTTTGAAGCCCGTTGCCGGGGAGGTCGTGCAGAAACCGGAAGAACGGGGAAAGCGGAGGGCTGTAGATACCAATGAGTTCCAGGAATATGACGAAAAACGATCACAGGTACCGGTGGAAACCCTCCTGCGGATTTACGGCGTTGATTTTTTTTACCGGGTCCATTTGCGGAAATACGATTTTGATTATTTGAAGCAAGTCATTGAGAGCGGTGTCATCAACAGGAAGGCCGATCTGACTAAACTTAAGCAGATGATTCAGACCGTTAAGGAAAACATGGAACGTGACACAGGCCTTGCCGAGCATATGACCGAGCTTTACAGGCTCGACAGGACAGTTTCACAGGCCATTCATTTCGCCAGGGTATGAAATTTTCAATATTTTATTGTTAATGAAAAAAACTGATTTTTAGAGGTGCCTATAACATCGTAACTTTTGTTTATCTACAGGCACTCATCCGCTTACATGCTGAAAAGGTTCTAGAGAGGAACCTCTTCAATTACAACGTCGGTTATAACATTAACAGTGAGGAGGAAGGCCATGTCGGAAATTACATTAAAAGGAAATATCATACATACAACGGGGATACTTCCCGCAGTAGGAAGCCCGGCTCCGGATTTCATGCTGACAAAGACGGACCTCTCCGATATATCCCTCAGGGATTTCAGCGGGAAAAGGATAGTCCTGAATATTTTTCCCAGCCTTGACACAAGTGTTTGTGCCACATCGGTGCGCCGGTTTAATGTTGAGGCGGGTAAGATGAAAAACACCCGGGTGCTGTGTATCTCCATGGATCTACCCTTCGCGCACAGCCGCTTCTGTACGGCCGAAGGAATAGAAAACGTAGTTTCTCTCTCGGAGATGCGGAAGAGATCCTTCGGTGAGGATTATGGCGTACGTATTACGGATGGCCCCCTTGCGGGACTTTTTTCCAGGGCCGTGGTGGTCATTGATGAAAAGGGAAAAGTCATTTACACGGAACAGGTTCCCGAAATTGCCCAAGAGCCCGATTATGAGGCTGTTATAAAGATGCTGGCTTGATCAGCCTGAATCGTTATTAAAATACCAATATCGGCGCTCGCCGCCCCCTATATCCCCCGGAGGGGGACTGTTAAACAAGTTTAAACCCCTCTCAGGGGTGGCGGCTGTCAGTTTATGTATAGATTGGTTATCTTCGCCGGGGTTTACTCTTCCTGTAAAAGACATTCACACCCGGGTCATCACTTCCATAAAATTACAAAATTAATTTGACATGGAACACTTTACCAAAAAAATGCAGTATCCTCAGTGAAAAATTGCAGCCGGGCAGGAATGATCATGGAAGAAACAAGCAGTCTGATAAAAATACGAAAAGACAAGATTAAAGAAATTAGGGATGAGATGAAGATCAATCCCTTTCCCTACCGCTATGATGTCACACATTATTCTTCCGGAATCGTTGAAGGGTTTGATTCATTTTTCGAGTCCCAGACCGAGGTCAGTGTGGCCGGACGGATCATGGCCCAGCGGATCATGGGGAAGGCCAGTTTCTGCACCATCCAGGACAGAAACGGAAGAATTCAGCTCTATGTGTCGGATAAGAACATCGGCGAGGAAAAATATAAACTTTTCAAAAAGCTCGATATCGGCGATATCATCGGTGTCAGGGGAACGGTAAAAAAGACCAATGCCGGTGAAATCAGCGTATTTATCACCGAACTGACTCTCCTTGCCAAAAATATCAGGCCCCTTCCCATCGTTAAGGAGAAGGACGGTGAAACCTTTGATCTTTTTGCCGACAAGGAGCTGCGGTACCGCAACCGGCACGTGGATCTCATTGTTACCCCCGGTGTCCGGGATACCTTCATTGACAGGATCAGGATAATCAGGCATATAAAAAACCTGCTCAACGAGCGCGACTTCTATGAGGTTGAAACTCCCATACTCCAGCCCATCTACGGCGGTGCCGCCGCATCGCCCTTTACGAGCCATCACAATGCCCTGAATATCAAGCTCTATCTGCGTATTTCCCTGGAGCCCTATCTGAAAAGACTTATCGTGGGCGGGTTCGACCGTGTGTATGAAATTGGCAAGTGTTTCAGGAACGAGGGTATCGACAGGACTCATAATCCCGAGTTCACCATGCTCGAACTCTACCAGGCCTACGCCGATTACGAAGACATGATGAAGATCACCGAGGATATTTTCGAGCAGACGGCCCTTGCCGTGCATGGAAAGACGAAACTTGAATTTGACGGGAAGGAAATCGAGCTCAAAACGCCGTGGCGGCGGCTCAAGGTTGTGGATGCCCTGAAGGAATATGCCGGACTTGATGTGATGGCCATGAGCGACGATGAACTGGAAAAGGCCGTTGATAAACACGGCGGCGTCATAAAGGGAGAGTACATCCGGGGGCTCGCCATTGACCAGCTTTTTGAATTGCTCGTGGAGGACAAGCTCGTTCAGCCCACGTTCA
The Spirochaetae bacterium HGW-Spirochaetae-1 DNA segment above includes these coding regions:
- a CDS encoding PilZ domain-containing protein, which codes for MDERTRTRVPFHVRASIQYNGRNIEGDVENLSLNGLFMNTREDLSLNTITKIIVHLSGSSSELSLNLQGKIIRKEEAGIAFSFMEMDLDSYIHLRNIMTFNRTDSGKIIQEFEEARVDTEIKD
- a CDS encoding thiol peroxidase — encoded protein: MSEITLKGNIIHTTGILPAVGSPAPDFMLTKTDLSDISLRDFSGKRIVLNIFPSLDTSVCATSVRRFNVEAGKMKNTRVLCISMDLPFAHSRFCTAEGIENVVSLSEMRKRSFGEDYGVRITDGPLAGLFSRAVVVIDEKGKVIYTEQVPEIAQEPDYEAVIKMLA
- the lysS gene encoding lysine--tRNA ligase, whose amino-acid sequence is MEETSSLIKIRKDKIKEIRDEMKINPFPYRYDVTHYSSGIVEGFDSFFESQTEVSVAGRIMAQRIMGKASFCTIQDRNGRIQLYVSDKNIGEEKYKLFKKLDIGDIIGVRGTVKKTNAGEISVFITELTLLAKNIRPLPIVKEKDGETFDLFADKELRYRNRHVDLIVTPGVRDTFIDRIRIIRHIKNLLNERDFYEVETPILQPIYGGAAASPFTSHHNALNIKLYLRISLEPYLKRLIVGGFDRVYEIGKCFRNEGIDRTHNPEFTMLELYQAYADYEDMMKITEDIFEQTALAVHGKTKLEFDGKEIELKTPWRRLKVVDALKEYAGLDVMAMSDDELEKAVDKHGGVIKGEYIRGLAIDQLFELLVEDKLVQPTFITHQPVETTPLCKPDYNDERFLQRFELFINGTEFANAYSESNDPVFQRKTLYEQSLRREVDEEAPPMDENFVQAIEVGMPPTGGLGIGIDRLVMLLTGETSIRDVLLFPTMKPEQE